Genomic DNA from Torulaspora delbrueckii CBS 1146 chromosome 8, complete genome:
TTCACGAATGCTACCTCTCTTACTGTTGCCGTTCCCCTCGAACGCACTCAGGTCAGATTCCGATTGTGAGGGACTCATCATGGCAAGCAACGCAGCAAGGACGTTGAAATGTCGCGACTCACTCCAATGGCTTCAGAAACTACTAATCCAGTAGGTAATAAGATCCAAGTTCCATGAAAGCGCCGTATTGGATCTAACTTTGATAGTGGTCTGACTGTTTGTAGCTTTTTTGTTGCAgtaaagtgaaaaattagcgatgagctaaAATTTACTAATTATtaaatttgaaggaaaataGCGACAGCCAAGGCTTAAGCCATTGATCCTCATGaatgttttgaaagagataaGCTCTGCTTCCAGAGATATCAAGCTTCTATGGGCATCCGTTTTCTTCAGGCTTTTCGCTTACGGTTTAACGAACCAGGTGCTGACACTTTTCCTCAATGATTTACATTTATCTGAAAGTAAAATTGGTTGGTTTATGTCATTGACCTTAATAGGCGATGTGGGTTGCTCTTATGTGTTGACGTGGCATGCTGATTCTTGGggtagaagaagaattctAGTATATGGTTCTGTTATGATGGTTCTGAGTGGGTTTATCTTCGCTTACAGTGAAAACTTTCAGTTATTACTATTGTTCGCTATCTTTGGTGTCATATCACCTTCAAGTGATGAAGTAGGACCGTTCAAGTCGATTGAAGAATCTATGATTGCACATTTGACACCACATAATAAGAGACCAGAAGTTTACGCAATCCATTCGCTGGTTGGTACAACTGGTGCAGCTCTTGGGGCTATCGCGTGTGGTGCTTTTATCGACTTATTAAAATATGCGAATCTAGCTACGACAGATCTTGAGTGTTACAAATTGGTGTTCTTACTTTATGCTGTATTTGCCATGGCCAAAGTTATCATTATGCTACTTTTATCAGAGAACACTGAATTGGAAGCCAATCATGAAGAGGTGTCGTCACCAGAGGCCCTAGTGAATGATGAAATGGCTCCACTTCTACAAACAGCTGAAAACAGGAAAAGAGGTTTATCGAAGGAAACTATAGCCGTActgttgaaattgttggCAATCTTCATGTTGGATTCTTTGGGAAGTGGGTTTATGACAAGTGGTTGGATGGTTTACTACTATGCCAAAGTATTTTTAATGAGCTCTTTTGCTCTAGGAGCATTATTCTTTGTCTCAAAGATCGTCATGGCTTCCTCGACAATCCCATCATCAGTGATGGCTAGGACGTTCGGTCCCGTTAAAGCCACCCTGTTAGTGCAAGTACCATCAGGAATCTTCTCAATTTTAATTCCTTTTGCTGAGGCTTGCTTGCCGCTTTCTGTTATCTTGCTAAATTTACATTTCGCCACGACTGCGATGGATGTTATACCTCGCCAAGTCTTATTGACGAATATCATCGCAGCAAAAGACTTGACTAAAGTGATGGGCATCGTGAACATCGGCAAGACTTTGGCGCGTTGCATTGGTCCCATCTTTACAGGTCTCTTAGCATCGATGGATCGCTTATGGTGCTGTTACATAATCAGTGGTGTGCTGGTAATTCTTGCTGATTGCTTGCTTGCATTTTGGTTTTTACCAGTGGACTTCAAGCTAtcaaagcaattgaataCAAGCTAAAATTTAGTCATTAAAGTCATTAATAAATAAACAAGGataatatatatataaatCACTCAAAGGCAGCCTTGACTTTCCTTCCAACCCCACCACGATCGAAATCAATGTCAAATTTAGAATTGATAACGTTGCTACGTTTTTTAGTATCAGGTCGCGACCCCGTGAAGAGTaaatcttcatcagattCATTTTTGTTACTAGGTTGTATCTGTTGAATTTCATGACCAGTATCTTGCTTATCCTTGTCAGTAGGGACAGAAAGAGCGAAATTCAAATGCTTCAACAGGTTGCCTGAACCATGGCTGCTGTTGCCCAATTCAGATAAATGTACGGAAGAGTTGCTGTGTGAGTGAACCC
This window encodes:
- the TDEL0H00600 gene encoding uncharacterized protein (similar to Saccharomyces cerevisiae YJR124C; ancestral locus Anc_7.511), giving the protein MNVLKEISSASRDIKLLWASVFFRLFAYGLTNQVLTLFLNDLHLSESKIGWFMSLTLIGDVGCSYVLTWHADSWGRRRILVYGSVMMVLSGFIFAYSENFQLLLLFAIFGVISPSSDEVGPFKSIEESMIAHLTPHNKRPEVYAIHSLVGTTGAALGAIACGAFIDLLKYANLATTDLECYKLVFLLYAVFAMAKVIIMLLLSENTELEANHEEVSSPEALVNDEMAPLLQTAENRKRGLSKETIAVLLKLLAIFMLDSLGSGFMTSGWMVYYYAKVFLMSSFALGALFFVSKIVMASSTIPSSVMARTFGPVKATLLVQVPSGIFSILIPFAEACLPLSVILLNLHFATTAMDVIPRQVLLTNIIAAKDLTKVMGIVNIGKTLARCIGPIFTGLLASMDRLWCCYIISGVLVILADCLLAFWFLPVDFKLSKQLNTS